A region from the Candidatus Bathyarchaeota archaeon genome encodes:
- a CDS encoding acetyl ornithine aminotransferase family protein, with product MNYPNIITSPPGLKAREVIEKDARLLSPSFSRAYPLVISSGEGCIITDVDGNQYIDLNSGLACLNVGHGHPRVIEAIKSQAEKFLHYSYTDFYYEPVVSLSEDLCEIIPGDFEKRFFYGNSGAEAVEAAIKLARWHTKRQMIIAYIGSFHGRTMGALSLTASKPVQRRGFAPLIPGVEHIPYPYCYRCPFRLESPECGYYCVDYIDRYLFKRYVPPEDVALVIAEPIQGEGGYIMAPSGYFKELKKLLEGYNILFAVDEVQSGMGRTGRWLAIEHFGVIPDIVCLAKAIASGLPLGVMASRSEIMDWPPGSHASTFGGNPVSCAAAKAVIEVIRDEGLLMNAERMGEHLLKRLGEMKEEHELIGDVRGKGLMIGVELVRDLNTKEPAEKEIEDVILRCFRMGLAIVGCGASTLRIAPPLIINRQLIDRALEILDKAIREVEASHCK from the coding sequence AGAAGTCATTGAGAAGGACGCCAGGTTGCTTTCACCCTCCTTTTCTAGGGCATACCCCCTAGTCATCTCTTCAGGTGAAGGATGCATAATAACTGATGTGGATGGAAACCAGTATATCGATCTCAACTCGGGCCTCGCCTGTCTAAATGTAGGCCATGGGCACCCAAGGGTCATCGAGGCCATAAAATCACAGGCTGAGAAGTTCCTCCATTATTCCTACACCGACTTCTACTACGAGCCAGTTGTGAGCCTCTCTGAGGATTTATGTGAGATAATCCCAGGAGATTTCGAGAAGAGGTTCTTCTATGGAAATAGCGGAGCTGAGGCTGTTGAAGCGGCTATCAAGCTAGCGAGATGGCACACTAAGAGGCAGATGATCATCGCCTATATAGGCTCTTTCCACGGGAGGACGATGGGAGCTTTAAGCCTAACGGCTAGCAAGCCGGTTCAGAGGAGGGGTTTTGCCCCATTAATCCCTGGCGTAGAGCATATACCCTATCCCTACTGCTACAGATGTCCATTTAGACTCGAGAGTCCAGAGTGCGGGTACTACTGTGTCGATTACATAGATAGATACCTCTTCAAGAGGTATGTGCCTCCCGAAGATGTGGCCCTCGTGATAGCAGAACCTATACAAGGAGAAGGTGGCTATATAATGGCGCCTTCGGGCTACTTCAAAGAGCTGAAGAAGCTCTTGGAAGGATACAACATCCTCTTCGCGGTGGATGAGGTCCAGTCCGGCATGGGAAGGACGGGGAGATGGCTTGCTATAGAGCATTTTGGCGTCATCCCTGATATCGTCTGCCTGGCTAAGGCTATCGCCTCAGGCCTACCCTTGGGAGTTATGGCCTCGAGGTCGGAGATAATGGACTGGCCTCCAGGAAGTCATGCGAGCACCTTTGGAGGCAATCCAGTCAGCTGCGCAGCGGCGAAGGCTGTCATCGAGGTTATAAGGGATGAGGGTTTGCTCATGAACGCGGAGAGGATGGGAGAACACCTCCTAAAACGCCTAGGTGAGATGAAGGAGGAGCACGAGCTTATCGGAGATGTTCGCGGTAAGGGCCTGATGATCGGAGTGGAGCTTGTAAGAGACTTGAACACGAAGGAGCCTGCTGAGAAGGAGATCGAAGATGTTATTCTGCGTTGCTTCAGGATGGGCTTGGCGATCGTTGGCTGCGGGGCCTCTACCCTGAGAATAGCTCCACCCCTCATAATAAATAGGCAGCTCATAGATAGAGCTCTTGAGATATTAGATAAGGCCATTCGAGAGGTAGAGGCATCCCATTGTAAATAG